TCTCTGCCAGCTTCTCGGTATCATTCAGTCGTACAATATTGATGTCGTTCTCGCAGCAGAAGGCTTGGATCAGAGTGAAGTGAATCTGCAGGGCAATGTCCCCTTCATCGATCTCATCAGCAGCCAGAATGCAGAAGGTCACATTATCTGGATCTctggagaagggagagaagagaaGGAAAAGTTTAGTCGTGCAGCTGGTGGGTCGGAGTGTGGGCATAGAAGTGTTGGCATGAGTAATGGGTGTGTGGGAGCTCAGGAGATACTTACACATTCATTACTTTGGCAGACTCATAGACTCCAACTGTCAGACACTCCTGTCTCTGGGCGGAGGTGAGCAGCTCATGCAGGGCTTTACCGGCACTGTGCATCCTGGGCAAGACACAAGTAGACCAATGCATTAGATCCAA
This region of Eleutherodactylus coqui strain aEleCoq1 chromosome 5, aEleCoq1.hap1, whole genome shotgun sequence genomic DNA includes:
- the GADD45G gene encoding growth arrest and DNA damage-inducible protein GADD45 gamma; amino-acid sequence: MTLEEVHGQEAVVESAERMHSAGKALHELLTSAQRQECLTVGVYESAKVMNVDPDNVTFCILAADEIDEGDIALQIHFTLIQAFCCENDINIVRLNDTEKLAEILGSTDDSGEPKDLHCILITNPSEDAWKDPALEKLGLFCEESRNVNDWVPSITLPE